In a single window of the Streptomyces sp. NBC_00094 genome:
- the rarD gene encoding EamA family transporter RarD: protein METKTENEGRAGLLYGFGAYAIWGLVPLFWPLLKPAGAVEILAHRMVWSLAFVGLALLALRRWGWIRELVRSPRKLALITVAAALISVNWGLYIWSVNNDRVVEASLGYFINPLVIIALGVVVLKERLRPAQWAAVGVSFAAVLVLAIGYGELPWVSLTLASSFAIYGLVKKKLNLGGLESLAAETAVLFLPALGYLIWLGTQGTLAFGTGGAGHTALLVSTGLVTAVPLVCFGAAAIRVPLSTLGLLQYLSPTFQFLLGVLYFHEAMPPERWAGFSLVWLALTLLTWDALRTARRSRAAMEAAAAEAVASVEAAAQSATAQSATAQSTPTPTVRPGR from the coding sequence GTGGAGACGAAGACCGAGAACGAAGGACGAGCAGGACTGCTCTACGGGTTCGGCGCCTACGCCATATGGGGGCTGGTCCCGCTCTTCTGGCCACTCCTCAAGCCCGCCGGAGCCGTCGAGATCCTCGCCCACCGCATGGTCTGGTCCCTCGCCTTCGTCGGCCTCGCGCTGCTCGCGCTCCGCCGCTGGGGCTGGATACGGGAGCTCGTCCGCAGCCCGCGCAAGCTCGCCCTGATCACCGTCGCCGCCGCCCTCATCAGCGTGAACTGGGGCCTCTACATCTGGTCGGTCAACAACGACCGTGTCGTGGAGGCCTCGCTCGGCTACTTCATCAACCCGCTCGTCATCATCGCGCTCGGCGTCGTCGTCCTCAAGGAGCGGCTGCGCCCGGCCCAGTGGGCTGCGGTCGGCGTGAGCTTCGCGGCCGTCCTCGTCCTCGCGATCGGGTACGGGGAGCTGCCGTGGGTCTCGCTCACCCTCGCCTCCTCCTTCGCGATCTACGGCCTGGTGAAGAAGAAGCTCAACCTCGGGGGCCTGGAGTCGCTCGCCGCCGAGACGGCCGTCCTGTTCCTGCCGGCCCTCGGCTACCTGATCTGGCTCGGCACCCAGGGCACCCTGGCCTTCGGCACCGGGGGCGCGGGGCATACGGCCCTGCTCGTCTCCACCGGCCTCGTCACGGCGGTGCCGCTGGTCTGCTTCGGCGCGGCCGCCATCCGCGTACCGCTGTCGACGCTCGGACTGCTCCAGTACCTGTCGCCGACCTTCCAGTTCCTGCTCGGCGTCCTGTACTTCCACGAGGCGATGCCCCCGGAGCGCTGGGCCGGCTTCTCGCTCGTGTGGCTGGCGCTGACGCTCCTCACCTGGGACGCCCTGCGCACGGCCCGCCGCAGCCGGGCGGCGATGGAAGCGGCGGCGGCGGAGGCGGTCGCCTCGGTCGAGGCGGCGGCACAGTCGGCCACCGCACAGTCGGCCACCGCACAGTCGACCCCCACGCCGACGGTCCGCCCGGGACGCTGA
- a CDS encoding DUF4291 domain-containing protein — translation MTEMTAMTDREAGEEPTYRIRAVHTPETVTVYQAYTPGIGLPAARDGRFPAAWKRDRMTWIKPSFLWMMYRCGWGAKEGQETVLAVEITREGFEWALRHACLSHYVRGFHPDQASWKRQLGQAPARVQWDPERDLRLRPLPYRSLQLGLSGEASRRYADEWTVSVTDVTALAHDVHALVRAGDLTAAGRLLPREEPYPTPAGLLDHLLVQEPAVTTEKLKSPVPSTP, via the coding sequence ATGACAGAGATGACAGCCATGACGGACAGGGAAGCCGGGGAGGAACCGACGTACCGGATCCGGGCGGTCCACACCCCGGAGACCGTCACCGTCTACCAGGCGTACACGCCCGGGATCGGCCTGCCCGCGGCCCGCGACGGGCGCTTCCCGGCCGCCTGGAAACGGGACCGGATGACGTGGATCAAGCCGTCGTTCCTGTGGATGATGTACCGCTGCGGCTGGGGCGCGAAGGAGGGCCAGGAGACGGTCCTCGCCGTGGAGATCACCCGCGAGGGCTTCGAGTGGGCCCTGCGGCACGCGTGCCTCTCGCACTACGTGCGCGGGTTCCACCCCGATCAGGCGTCCTGGAAGCGTCAGTTGGGGCAGGCCCCGGCGCGCGTCCAGTGGGACCCGGAGCGTGACCTGCGCCTGCGGCCGCTCCCGTACCGCTCGCTCCAGCTCGGCCTGTCGGGCGAGGCCTCCCGTCGGTACGCCGACGAGTGGACGGTCTCGGTCACCGACGTGACCGCGCTCGCCCACGACGTCCACGCGCTCGTCCGGGCCGGCGACCTGACCGCCGCCGGCCGGCTGCTGCCCCGGGAAGAGCCGTATCCGACGCCCGCGGGGCTGCTGGACCACCTGCTGGTTCAGGAACCGGCGGTCACGACCGAGAAGTTGAAGTCGCCGGTGCCGAGCACCCCGTAG
- a CDS encoding helix-turn-helix domain-containing protein: MEEGTSKSPSHCAGTYGAGGDPDPFQWDTREDCDVRQILDRVADKWSLLVIALLDRRVLRFTELKREIDGVSQRMLTVTLRQLERDGLVKRTVHPVVPPRVEYELTPLGGTLHTTIRSLVTWTEQHQNEIAAAREEYDAKEAARV, translated from the coding sequence ATGGAAGAAGGCACTTCGAAGTCACCGAGTCACTGCGCGGGAACCTACGGAGCCGGCGGGGACCCCGATCCCTTCCAGTGGGACACCCGCGAGGACTGTGATGTCCGCCAGATCCTCGACCGCGTCGCCGACAAGTGGTCCCTCCTCGTCATCGCCCTCCTCGACCGCCGCGTCCTGCGCTTCACGGAGCTCAAGCGCGAGATCGACGGCGTCAGTCAGCGGATGCTGACCGTGACGCTGCGTCAGCTGGAGCGCGACGGCCTGGTGAAGCGCACCGTCCACCCGGTGGTCCCGCCCCGGGTCGAGTACGAACTCACGCCCCTGGGCGGGACCTTGCACACGACGATCCGCTCCCTGGTGACCTGGACCGAGCAGCACCAGAACGAGATCGCGGCGGCCCGCGAGGAGTACGACGCGAAGGAGGCGGCGCGCGTCTGA
- a CDS encoding DUF6401 family natural product biosynthesis protein — translation MNDSPGCPLTDVATTYMPRLSEVTSEPGLAAAVDQHAAAVRDALVPAQRGSRGRTVRREELADYVLGFTDWLSEVDWTEPAGHDFATLRLTAVCWLIREHDLLDG, via the coding sequence ATGAACGATTCGCCCGGCTGCCCGCTGACCGATGTCGCGACCACGTACATGCCCCGGCTCTCGGAGGTCACCTCCGAGCCGGGGCTCGCGGCCGCCGTCGACCAGCACGCCGCCGCGGTGCGCGACGCGCTCGTCCCGGCCCAGCGGGGCTCGCGGGGCCGGACCGTCCGGCGGGAGGAGCTCGCCGACTACGTCCTCGGGTTCACCGACTGGCTCTCCGAGGTCGACTGGACCGAGCCGGCCGGCCACGACTTCGCGACCCTGCGGCTGACGGCCGTCTGCTGGCTGATCCGGGAGCACGACCTCCTGGACGGGTGA
- a CDS encoding NAD(P)H-binding protein, producing the protein MSIVVTGATGQLGRLVIDALLATVPAESVAAVVRNKEKAADLAERGVELRIADYSRPETLAEAFGAGDRVLLISGSEVGQRVAQHAAVIDAAKAAGVAQLAYTGVLGGPEADFDLAAEHKETEVLILASGLPYTFLRNGWYTENYTANLAPVLAHGAVVSNAGEGRIASATRADYAAAAAAVLTGPAEEHLNTAYELSGDTAWSLAEYAAEVAALSGREIAYTSVPAEAHLAILTGAGVPPFFAEILVDVDRAVERGALARQTGDLARLIGRPTTPIAVTIKEALDAS; encoded by the coding sequence ATGAGCATCGTCGTCACCGGAGCCACCGGACAGCTCGGCCGTCTCGTCATCGACGCCCTCCTCGCCACCGTCCCCGCGGAGTCCGTCGCCGCCGTCGTCCGGAACAAGGAGAAGGCCGCCGACCTCGCGGAGCGCGGCGTCGAGCTGCGCATCGCCGACTACAGCCGGCCGGAGACCCTGGCGGAGGCCTTCGGGGCCGGTGACCGCGTGCTCCTCATCTCGGGCAGCGAGGTCGGGCAGCGCGTCGCACAGCACGCCGCGGTGATCGACGCGGCCAAGGCGGCGGGCGTCGCCCAGCTCGCGTACACCGGCGTCCTCGGCGGCCCGGAGGCGGACTTCGACCTCGCCGCCGAGCACAAGGAGACCGAAGTACTGATCCTCGCCTCGGGGCTGCCGTACACCTTCCTCCGCAACGGCTGGTACACCGAGAACTACACCGCGAACCTCGCCCCCGTCCTGGCCCACGGCGCCGTCGTCTCCAACGCCGGCGAGGGCCGGATCGCCTCCGCCACCCGCGCCGACTACGCCGCCGCCGCGGCCGCCGTCCTGACCGGCCCGGCCGAGGAGCACCTGAACACGGCGTACGAGCTGAGCGGCGACACCGCCTGGTCCCTCGCCGAGTACGCGGCCGAGGTCGCCGCCCTGTCGGGCCGGGAGATCGCGTACACCAGCGTCCCCGCCGAGGCCCACCTCGCGATCCTCACCGGCGCCGGGGTCCCGCCGTTCTTCGCCGAGATCCTGGTCGACGTCGACCGGGCCGTCGAGCGCGGCGCGCTCGCCCGGCAGACCGGCGACCTGGCCCGGCTGATCGGCCGCCCCACCACCCCGATCGCGGTGACGATCAAGGAAGCGCTCGACGCCTCCTGA
- a CDS encoding NADPH-dependent F420 reductase translates to MRIAVLGTGEVGRRLATKLVSLGHEVTMGSRTADNAEAVKWAEEHGGGHGTFADAARLGELVVNATGGLVSLAVLEAAGADNLRGKVLVDVSNALDFSGGFPPAIVTPDGGSLAEQLQKAFPETRVVKTLNTMTNTVMVDPGRVPGRHDVFLSGDDEDAKAVVADLLRSFGWPSDRILDLGDLSSARATEQLMQLWLRLYGVLGTGDFNFSVVTAGS, encoded by the coding sequence ATGAGGATTGCCGTACTGGGAACGGGCGAGGTCGGCCGTCGACTCGCCACCAAGCTGGTCTCGCTCGGGCACGAGGTCACGATGGGTTCCCGCACCGCGGACAACGCCGAGGCCGTGAAGTGGGCCGAGGAACACGGCGGCGGGCACGGCACCTTCGCCGACGCCGCCCGCCTCGGCGAGCTGGTGGTGAACGCGACCGGCGGCCTCGTCTCCCTCGCCGTCCTGGAGGCCGCCGGCGCCGACAACCTGCGCGGCAAGGTCCTCGTCGACGTGTCCAACGCGCTCGACTTCTCGGGCGGCTTCCCGCCCGCGATCGTCACGCCCGACGGCGGCAGCCTCGCGGAGCAGCTCCAGAAGGCGTTCCCGGAGACCCGTGTCGTCAAGACGCTCAACACCATGACCAACACCGTGATGGTCGACCCCGGCCGGGTCCCGGGCCGGCACGACGTCTTCCTCAGCGGCGACGACGAGGACGCGAAGGCCGTGGTCGCCGACCTGCTCCGGTCCTTCGGCTGGCCCTCCGACCGGATCCTGGACCTCGGCGACCTGTCGAGCGCACGGGCCACCGAGCAGCTGATGCAGCTGTGGCTGCGCCTCTACGGGGTGCTCGGCACCGGCGACTTCAACTTCTCGGTCGTGACCGCCGGTTCCTGA
- a CDS encoding MFS transporter, with product MSLRAWSLLLVLCGTIFLEGIDVAMLAVAVPTVRADLGLTTGTAAWVMSAYVLGYAGFTLLGGRAADLLGRRRMFLGWLTVFLLFSGLGGLADEGWTLILARFMTGVAAAFMTPAALSIITTSYEEGPQRNQALLVFAGTAAGGFSLGLVIGGLLTQLGWRWVFFAPVLLAAAILVAAVRLIPKEPRPARAKGGFDLGGALAAAGTMLLLAYGIVRLEHGFDGWTVTAAALAAGLVLAGVFVAVERRAATPLVRLGILRKASLVRADLGALLFVGSFFGFQFVATLYLQELRGWSSLQTALALLVMGVDAVLAPTLTPRLVARFGNARVILGGFVLAVVSYALFLPVGPDWSYAAMFPTLLLTGLAFALAYGPLTIAGTEGIAEEEQGLASGLLTTATQFGSAVGIAAVTAVYGIAGGGLGGFRAALVVPLVMVALGAVVTATGVRGQRPADAGEAPGGTSEVPSGVPESPGGVPESSGGVPESSGGVQGAATKVTV from the coding sequence GTGTCCCTACGCGCCTGGAGTCTGCTCCTCGTCCTCTGCGGGACGATCTTCCTCGAAGGCATCGACGTCGCCATGCTCGCCGTCGCCGTCCCCACCGTCCGCGCCGACCTCGGCCTCACCACCGGCACCGCCGCCTGGGTCATGTCCGCGTACGTCCTCGGCTACGCCGGCTTCACCCTCCTCGGAGGCCGGGCCGCCGACCTGCTCGGACGGCGCCGGATGTTCCTCGGCTGGCTCACCGTCTTCCTGCTCTTCTCCGGCCTCGGCGGCCTCGCCGACGAGGGCTGGACCCTGATCCTGGCCCGCTTCATGACCGGTGTCGCCGCCGCCTTCATGACCCCGGCCGCCCTGTCGATCATCACCACCTCGTACGAGGAGGGGCCGCAGCGCAACCAGGCGCTCCTCGTCTTCGCCGGCACCGCCGCCGGCGGGTTCTCGCTCGGGCTCGTCATCGGCGGGCTGCTCACCCAGCTCGGCTGGCGCTGGGTCTTCTTCGCCCCCGTCCTGCTCGCCGCCGCGATCCTGGTCGCCGCGGTCAGGCTGATCCCGAAGGAGCCTCGCCCGGCCCGGGCGAAGGGCGGCTTCGACCTGGGCGGCGCGCTCGCCGCCGCCGGGACCATGCTGCTCCTCGCGTACGGGATCGTCCGCCTGGAGCACGGCTTCGACGGCTGGACGGTCACGGCCGCCGCGCTCGCCGCCGGACTCGTCCTCGCCGGGGTCTTCGTCGCCGTCGAGCGCCGGGCCGCCACCCCGCTGGTCCGGCTCGGCATCCTCCGTAAGGCCTCGCTCGTCCGCGCCGACCTGGGCGCCCTGCTCTTCGTGGGCTCCTTCTTCGGCTTCCAGTTCGTGGCTACGCTCTACCTCCAGGAACTGCGCGGCTGGTCGTCGCTCCAGACGGCGCTCGCCCTGCTGGTCATGGGCGTCGACGCGGTCCTCGCGCCGACGCTGACCCCGCGGCTCGTGGCACGCTTCGGCAACGCCCGGGTGATCCTCGGCGGCTTCGTCCTCGCCGTCGTCTCGTACGCGCTGTTCCTGCCGGTCGGCCCGGACTGGTCGTACGCGGCGATGTTCCCGACCCTGCTGCTGACCGGCCTCGCCTTCGCCCTCGCCTACGGACCGCTCACCATCGCCGGCACGGAGGGGATCGCGGAGGAGGAGCAGGGGCTCGCGAGCGGCCTGCTCACGACGGCGACCCAGTTCGGCTCGGCGGTCGGGATCGCGGCGGTGACCGCGGTGTACGGGATCGCCGGCGGCGGCCTCGGCGGCTTCCGGGCGGCGCTCGTCGTCCCGCTGGTGATGGTGGCGCTGGGGGCCGTGGTCACGGCGACGGGGGTGCGGGGGCAGCGGCCGGCGGACGCCGGGGAGGCCCCGGGCGGCACCTCCGAGGTCCCGAGTGGCGTCCCTGAGTCCCCGGGCGGCGTCCCCGAGTCCTCGGGTGGCGTCCCCGAGTCCTCGGGTGGCGTCCAAGGGGCTGCGACCAAGGTCACGGTCTGA
- a CDS encoding DUF1203 domain-containing protein has translation MSIYLARAISPAALARLRVTDDAGRACTPFVDAEGGSPLRCCLRLSVAGERIALVSYAPLRGWAAETGAEPGAYDEQGPVFVHAEECGGPAPSEAYPFERAGALRTVRRYDAGGRIVGGRLLELPEAPGEGFDRAFAEAFADPAVALVHVRAVEYGCFHFEVRKP, from the coding sequence ATGAGCATCTACCTCGCACGCGCCATCTCGCCCGCCGCCCTCGCCCGGTTGCGCGTCACCGACGACGCCGGGCGGGCCTGTACGCCGTTCGTCGACGCCGAGGGCGGGAGTCCCCTCCGCTGCTGCCTGCGGCTCTCCGTCGCCGGCGAGCGGATCGCGCTCGTGTCGTACGCCCCGCTGCGGGGCTGGGCCGCCGAGACCGGGGCGGAGCCGGGGGCGTACGACGAGCAGGGGCCCGTCTTCGTCCATGCCGAGGAGTGCGGGGGCCCCGCGCCCTCGGAGGCGTACCCCTTCGAGCGGGCCGGGGCCCTGCGGACCGTCCGGCGATACGACGCGGGGGGCCGGATCGTCGGCGGGCGGCTCCTGGAGCTCCCGGAGGCCCCCGGGGAGGGCTTCGACCGGGCCTTCGCGGAGGCCTTCGCCGACCCGGCCGTCGCCCTCGTGCACGTGCGGGCGGTGGAGTACGGCTGCTTCCACTTCGAGGTGCGGAAGCCCTGA